One segment of Ricinus communis isolate WT05 ecotype wild-type chromosome 8, ASM1957865v1, whole genome shotgun sequence DNA contains the following:
- the LOC8276674 gene encoding eukaryotic initiation factor 4A-3 gives MATSVVPAGRSARRAAAEDEKLVFETTEGIEPITSFDEMGIKNDLLRGIYAYGFEKPSAIQQRAVMPIIKGRDVIAQAQSGTGKTSMIALTACQLVDTSSREVQALILSPTRELAAQTEKVILAIGDYINIQAHACIGGKSVGEDIRKLEYGVHVVSGTPGRVCDMIKRRTLRTRAIKLLVLDESDEMLSRGFKDQIYDVYRYLPPELQVVLISATLPNEILEMTSKFMTDPIKILVKRDELTLEGIKQFFVAVEREEWKFDTLCDLYDTLTITQAVIFCNTKRKVDWLTEKMRNNNFTVSSMHGDMPQKERDAIMGEFQSGTTRVLITTDVWARGLDVQQVSLVINYDLPNNRELYIHRIGRSGRFGRKGVAINFVKSDDIKILRDMEQYYSTQIDEMPMNVADLI, from the exons ATGGCGACAAGCGTTGTACCGGCGGGGAGGAGCGCGAGAAGAGCAGCGGCGGAGGATGAGAAATTGGTGTTCGAGACGACAGAGGGCATAGAACCTATAACGAGCTTCGACGAGATGGGCATAAAGAACGATCTGCTTAGAGGGATTTACGCGTATGGCTTTGAGAAGCCTTCGGCAATCCAACAGAGGGCGGTTATGCCAATAATCAAAGGGCGTGATGTCATAGCCCAAGCGCAATCTGGTACCGGCAAGACCTCTATGATTGCTCTCACTGCTTGCCAACTCGTTGATACCTCTAGTAGAGA GGTCCAGGCACTAATATTGTCACCTACAAGGGAACTGGCAGCTCAGACTGAGAAAGTAATATTGGCAATTGGTGATTACATTAATATTCAAGCACATGCATGCATTGGAGGCAAAAGTGTGGGTGAGGATATTCGAAAGCTTGAATATGGAGTTCATGTTGTGTCTGGAACTCCAGGCAGAGTCTGTGACATGATAAAGAGGAGGACATTACGTACTAGAGCCATTAAATTGCTAGTTCTT GATGAGTCTGATGAGATGCTGAGCAGAGGGTTCAAGGATCAAATTTATGATGTGTACAGATATCTTCCCCCTGAACTTCAG gttGTCTTGATTTCTGCTACCCTTCCTAATGAAATTTTGGAGATGACGAGCAAATTCATGACAGATCCTATAAAGATTCTTGTGAAACGTGATGAATTGACATTGGAG GGCATCAAGCAATTTTTTGTAGCAGTTGAAAGGGAAGAATGGAAATTTGATACTTTGTGTGATCTTTATGATACTCTTACCATTACACAAGCGGTTATATTCTGCAATACAAAGCGAAAG GTGGATTGGCTTACTGAAAAGATGCGGAACAATAACTTTACAGTTTCATCAATGCATGGTGACATGCCACAAAAGGAGAGAGATGCAATTATGGGAGAATTCCAGTCTGGTACAACCAGAGTCTTGATAACTACTGATGTTTGGGCTCGGGGACTTGATGTTCAACAG GTTTCTCTGGTGATTAATTATGATCTTCCAAACAATCGAGAACTTTACATCCATAGGATTGGTCGTTCAGGTCGTTTTGGACGCAAG GGTGTTGCCATAAATTTCGTCAAAAGTGATGATATCAAGATTTTAAGAGATATGGAGCAGTACTATAGTACCCAGATTGATGAAATGCCGATGAATGTTGCTGATCTGATCTGA
- the LOC8272807 gene encoding eukaryotic initiation factor 4A-3 isoform X2, whose protein sequence is MATSVVPAGRSARRAAAEDEKFVFETTEGIEPITNFDEMGIKSDLLRGIYAYGFEKPSAIQQRAVMQIIKGRDVIAQSQSGTGKTSMIALTACQLVDTSSREVQALILSPTRELAAQTEKVILAIGDYINIQAHACIGGKSVGEDIRKLEYGVHVVSGTPGRVCDMIKRRTLRTRAIKLLVLDESDEMLSRGFKDQIYDVYRYLPPELQVVLISATLPNEILEMTNKFMTDPIKILVKRDELTLEGIKQFFVAVEREEWKFDTLCDLYDTLSITQAVIFCNTKRKVKEAGLHFFKSLMIHFKWIGLLKRCGTITLQFHQCMVTCHKRREMQLWENSSLVQPES, encoded by the exons ATGGCGACAAGCGTTGTACCGGCGGGAAGGAGCGCGAGAAGAGCAGCGGCGGAGGATGAGAAATTTGTGTTCGAGACAACAGAGGGCATAGAACCTATAACGAACTTCGACGAGATGGGCATAAAGAGCGATCTGCTTAGAGGGATTTACGCGTACGGCTTTGAGAAGCCTTCGGCAATCCAACAGAGGGCGGTTATGCAAATAATCAAAGGGCGTGATGTCATAGCCCAATCGCAATCTGGTACCGGCAAGACCTCTATGATTGCTCTCACTGCTTGCCAACTCGTTGATACCTCTAGTAGAGA GGTCCAGGCACTAATATTGTCACCTACAAGGGAACTGGCAGCTCAGACTGAGAAAGTAATATTGGCAATTGGTGATTACATTAATATTCAAGCACATGCATGCATTGGAGGCAAAAGTGTGGGTGAGGATATTCGAAAGCTTGAATATGGGGTTCATGTTGTGTCTGGAACTCCAGGCAGAGTCTGTGACATGATAAAGAGGAGGACATTACGTACTAGAGCCATTAAATTGCTAGTTCTT GATGAGTCTGATGAGATGTTGAGCAGAGGGTTCAAGGATCAAATTTATGATGTGTACAGATATCTTCCCCCTGAACTTCAG gttGTCTTGATTTCTGCTACCCTTCCTAATGAAATTTTGGAGATGACGAACAAATTCATGACAGATCCTATAAAGATTCTTGTGAAACGTGATGAATTGACATTGGAG GGCATCAAGCAATTTTTTGTAGCAGTTGAAAGGGAAGAATGGAAATTTGATACTTTGTGTGATCTTTATGATACTCTTAGCATTACACAAGCGGTTATATTCTGCAATACAAAGCGAAAG GTGAAAGAGGCTGGTCTGCACTTTTTCAAATCTCTTATGATCCACTTCAA GTGGATTGGCTTACTGAAAAGATGCGGAACAATAACTTTACAGTTTCATCAATGCATGGTGACATGCCACAAAAGGAGAGAGATGCAATTATGGGAGAATTCCAGTCTGGTACAACCAGAGTCTTGA
- the LOC8272807 gene encoding eukaryotic initiation factor 4A-3 isoform X1: MATSVVPAGRSARRAAAEDEKFVFETTEGIEPITNFDEMGIKSDLLRGIYAYGFEKPSAIQQRAVMQIIKGRDVIAQSQSGTGKTSMIALTACQLVDTSSREVQALILSPTRELAAQTEKVILAIGDYINIQAHACIGGKSVGEDIRKLEYGVHVVSGTPGRVCDMIKRRTLRTRAIKLLVLDESDEMLSRGFKDQIYDVYRYLPPELQVVLISATLPNEILEMTNKFMTDPIKILVKRDELTLEGIKQFFVAVEREEWKFDTLCDLYDTLSITQAVIFCNTKRKVDWLTEKMRNNNFTVSSMHGDMPQKERDAIMGEFQSGTTRVLITTDVWARGLDVQQVFLVINYDLPNNRELYIHRIGRSGRFGRKGVAINFVRSDDIKILRDMEQYYSTQIDEMPMNVVDLI, translated from the exons ATGGCGACAAGCGTTGTACCGGCGGGAAGGAGCGCGAGAAGAGCAGCGGCGGAGGATGAGAAATTTGTGTTCGAGACAACAGAGGGCATAGAACCTATAACGAACTTCGACGAGATGGGCATAAAGAGCGATCTGCTTAGAGGGATTTACGCGTACGGCTTTGAGAAGCCTTCGGCAATCCAACAGAGGGCGGTTATGCAAATAATCAAAGGGCGTGATGTCATAGCCCAATCGCAATCTGGTACCGGCAAGACCTCTATGATTGCTCTCACTGCTTGCCAACTCGTTGATACCTCTAGTAGAGA GGTCCAGGCACTAATATTGTCACCTACAAGGGAACTGGCAGCTCAGACTGAGAAAGTAATATTGGCAATTGGTGATTACATTAATATTCAAGCACATGCATGCATTGGAGGCAAAAGTGTGGGTGAGGATATTCGAAAGCTTGAATATGGGGTTCATGTTGTGTCTGGAACTCCAGGCAGAGTCTGTGACATGATAAAGAGGAGGACATTACGTACTAGAGCCATTAAATTGCTAGTTCTT GATGAGTCTGATGAGATGTTGAGCAGAGGGTTCAAGGATCAAATTTATGATGTGTACAGATATCTTCCCCCTGAACTTCAG gttGTCTTGATTTCTGCTACCCTTCCTAATGAAATTTTGGAGATGACGAACAAATTCATGACAGATCCTATAAAGATTCTTGTGAAACGTGATGAATTGACATTGGAG GGCATCAAGCAATTTTTTGTAGCAGTTGAAAGGGAAGAATGGAAATTTGATACTTTGTGTGATCTTTATGATACTCTTAGCATTACACAAGCGGTTATATTCTGCAATACAAAGCGAAAG GTGGATTGGCTTACTGAAAAGATGCGGAACAATAACTTTACAGTTTCATCAATGCATGGTGACATGCCACAAAAGGAGAGAGATGCAATTATGGGAGAATTCCAGTCTGGTACAACCAGAGTCTTGATAACTACTGATGTTTGGGCTCGGGGGCTTGATGTTCAACAG GTTTTTCTGGTGATTAATTATGATCTTCCAAACAATCGAGAGCTTTACATCCATAGGATTGGTCGTTCAGGTCGTTTTGGACGCAAG GGTGTTGCCATAAATTTCGTCAGAAGTGATGATATCAAGATTTTAAGAGATATGGAGCAGTACTATAGTACCCAGATTGATGAAATGCCGATGAATGTTGTTGATCTGATCTGA